The Chitinophagales bacterium genome contains a region encoding:
- a CDS encoding DUF2330 domain-containing protein yields MKKQTKYHLADAANRKSTLTNSSALALLLTALLFFQQHGAAAFCGFYVAKADAALFNKTSQVILVREGDRSTITMSSDFEGNVKDFAMVVPVPVVLQRDEIRTVSSQIFATLDAYSGPRLVEYYDANPCGVVIEEDEVQAMIPMSEKRVEAVSKAAGDSYHVTIEARYTVDEYDILLLSAKESSGLERWLTDNGYKIPEGAREVLQPYISSGMKFFVVKVNMEELKKKGTTFLSPLQISFNSPKFMLPIRLGMANAKGSQDMIIYAFTHNGRVETTNYRTVKVPTDKNVPVFVQNYFGQFYVDTYRKNRREQGSSNVYLEYAWDVSSSVTQFCDPCTGAPPMLQDFLTAGVDWVQQYHYGYNGNVFFTRLHVTYDRSSFPQDLQFQETPNKENFQARYIITHPAYGDFSCDEGKKYLQDVYQRRTRELQQLAMLTGWETSSYRSYISNFDFSPEGTPVYRKSVDPPLKKIPVDSASNKVPQKDPDQIGQGAFNVPFTDGPDDDNNAGRSGQWMMIGIGVLLLLLTFSGRKRTEIK; encoded by the coding sequence ATGAAAAAGCAGACTAAGTATCATCTTGCAGATGCTGCAAACAGGAAATCAACACTCACCAATAGCAGTGCGCTGGCCCTGCTTTTAACCGCATTGTTATTTTTTCAACAGCATGGTGCAGCGGCGTTCTGCGGGTTTTATGTCGCCAAGGCAGATGCTGCTTTGTTTAACAAAACGTCACAGGTCATCCTGGTGCGGGAAGGTGACCGCTCTACCATCACCATGTCAAGCGATTTCGAAGGGAACGTGAAAGATTTTGCCATGGTGGTTCCGGTGCCGGTGGTATTGCAACGTGATGAGATCAGAACGGTGTCTTCGCAGATCTTTGCCACACTGGATGCCTATTCCGGCCCGCGCCTCGTGGAATACTATGATGCTAATCCCTGTGGTGTTGTGATTGAAGAAGATGAAGTGCAGGCGATGATACCGATGTCGGAAAAGCGCGTTGAAGCAGTGAGTAAAGCTGCAGGCGACAGCTATCATGTAACAATTGAAGCGCGTTACACCGTAGATGAATACGATATATTGTTATTGTCGGCAAAGGAATCTTCAGGCCTTGAAAGATGGCTTACTGACAATGGATATAAAATTCCTGAAGGTGCAAGGGAAGTGCTACAGCCTTATATCAGCAGCGGCATGAAGTTTTTCGTGGTGAAAGTGAATATGGAAGAGCTGAAGAAGAAGGGCACTACCTTTTTAAGCCCTTTGCAGATATCATTTAATTCTCCCAAGTTCATGTTGCCCATCAGGCTGGGTATGGCGAATGCAAAAGGTTCACAGGATATGATCATCTATGCGTTCACGCATAATGGCAGGGTGGAAACCACTAATTACCGGACGGTGAAGGTGCCAACAGATAAAAATGTTCCGGTGTTTGTGCAAAATTATTTCGGACAGTTTTATGTCGATACCTATCGGAAGAACCGCCGTGAACAGGGTTCATCCAATGTATATCTTGAATATGCGTGGGATGTGAGCAGCAGCGTAACACAATTTTGCGATCCGTGTACCGGTGCGCCACCTATGTTGCAGGATTTCCTTACGGCAGGAGTGGATTGGGTGCAACAGTACCATTACGGTTATAATGGCAACGTGTTTTTTACACGGCTGCATGTTACGTATGATCGCAGCAGTTTTCCGCAGGATCTGCAATTCCAGGAAACACCCAATAAGGAAAATTTCCAGGCACGTTACATCATCACGCATCCGGCTTATGGTGATTTCAGTTGTGATGAAGGCAAGAAATACCTGCAGGATGTTTATCAGCGCCGTACGAGGGAGTTGCAGCAACTGGCCATGCTGACAGGTTGGGAAACTTCATCTTACCGTTCCTACATCAGTAATTTTGATTTTTCGCCCGAAGGTACGCCGGTATATCGTAAATCGGTTGATCCTCCTTTGAAGAAGATTCCGGTTGACAGCGCCAGCAACAAGGTGCCACAAAAGGATCCTGATCAGATCGGCCAGGGTGCTTTTAATGTGCCATTTACTGACGGACCTGATGATGATAACAATGCAGGCAGGTCAGGACAATGGATGATGATTGGAATAGGTGTCTTGTTATTGCTGCTTACATTTTCCGGTCGTAAAAGAACTGAGATAAAGTAA
- a CDS encoding PorT family protein: protein MTIRLIHYPAADNSVCVATPSRSNGWPAVVTARQVLLRIAFFTCMMFLLSPDAIAQKFVPGYVLLNNGDTLQGLIGEENWVKAPVKVLFKKSAAERVHAYSPLLIHSFRIKDGDWYFSFVGDIDPSSLLDDQLDYNPFPDTMRVYMFIRSIVMGKISLYYARDMNDRLHLFIQKDGGVIAELKYKKYYLDERVVADYRNEITRRAIMANQIYKEQLTNLMADCPAVATGIVSRPLSYSKNDIMKLVIEYNHCKGSRKGYTEEKEPWKLEVRAHLGINYSGLKFKSSGNTYVGNSQFDNSLGYASGLSFNAVLPRTDNSWGIYNEVLIRNFNSTGVSGTTPFKEQRPVQMDLIYVKLGTMARYRFTRSVVQPFLAAGITNSIAIKSENLETDTAGITSNFLQYFRNYEQGLLFGAGLQWKAISGEVQLEFSNGMSGYSDVKSAFSTLYLLVGYKF from the coding sequence ATGACTATCCGACTGATTCATTATCCGGCAGCGGACAATTCCGTATGCGTGGCGACACCTTCCAGGTCAAATGGATGGCCCGCAGTTGTCACAGCACGGCAGGTATTACTGCGCATTGCCTTTTTCACATGCATGATGTTTTTGCTGTCACCTGATGCCATTGCCCAGAAATTTGTGCCCGGCTATGTATTGCTCAACAACGGTGATACACTACAGGGATTGATTGGTGAAGAGAACTGGGTGAAAGCGCCGGTGAAGGTTTTATTTAAGAAGTCGGCAGCGGAAAGGGTACACGCATATTCTCCGCTCCTCATTCATTCTTTTCGCATCAAAGATGGCGACTGGTATTTCAGTTTTGTGGGCGATATTGATCCTTCTTCCTTACTTGACGATCAGCTGGATTATAACCCGTTTCCGGATACGATGCGTGTTTACATGTTTATCCGTTCCATCGTAATGGGTAAAATCAGCCTCTATTATGCCCGCGATATGAATGACCGTTTGCATCTGTTCATTCAGAAAGATGGCGGCGTGATAGCAGAGCTGAAATATAAAAAGTATTACCTGGATGAAAGAGTGGTGGCAGACTACCGCAACGAGATTACCAGGCGCGCCATCATGGCCAACCAGATTTACAAAGAACAGCTTACCAACCTGATGGCGGATTGTCCGGCCGTTGCCACGGGAATTGTTTCCAGGCCGCTGTCCTATTCAAAGAACGATATCATGAAGCTGGTGATCGAATACAATCATTGCAAGGGTTCGAGGAAAGGTTATACGGAAGAAAAGGAACCCTGGAAGCTGGAAGTACGCGCACATCTTGGTATCAACTATTCCGGATTGAAGTTTAAAAGTTCAGGCAATACGTATGTTGGTAATTCACAGTTTGACAACAGTCTTGGGTATGCGTCCGGGCTGTCCTTTAATGCGGTGTTGCCCCGCACTGACAACAGCTGGGGGATTTATAATGAAGTACTGATCCGCAATTTTAATTCAACAGGCGTTTCGGGAACAACACCATTCAAAGAACAACGGCCTGTGCAAATGGATCTTATCTATGTTAAGCTGGGAACAATGGCAAGATACCGGTTTACCAGGTCTGTCGTTCAGCCATTCCTTGCTGCGGGTATCACCAACAGCATCGCGATAAAATCAGAAAACCTTGAAACAGACACTGCCGGCATCACCAGCAACTTCCTGCAGTACTTCCGCAATTATGAACAAGGGTTGTTGTTCGGAGCGGGTTTGCAATGGAAGGCAATCTCCGGTGAGGTACAACTAGAGTTCTCCAATGGCATGTCAGGTTACTCCGATGTGAAGAGTGCTTTCAGTACATTGTACTTGTTGGTGGGGTATAAGTTTTAA
- a CDS encoding NAD(P)/FAD-dependent oxidoreductase → MKRIIIIGGGFGGLKLAECLNNTSFEILLIDKLNHHQFQPLFYQVATAGLEPSSISFPLRGIFHHSKNVRIRYAEVLKVLPETNVILTTFGEFRYDFLVMATGVTTNFFGNKNLEAWTYPMKSTTEAINIRQHVLHNFEDALSRDETERQGLMNVVIVGGGPTGVELAGAFAEMKRHVFPRDYPELDFSKMNVILLEGSGKTLGTMSEQSSAKSKEYLEALGVQVMINARVKDYDGKHVLLEDGNSIASNTVIWAAGIRGNVIEGIPPAVVMRGNRLKVNRFNLVDGFRNIYAIGDIAYMITEKYPQAHPQVANVAIGQAKLLSKNFRNMLLSKPMVAFEYKDKGSMATIGKHKAVVDLSFIRFQGFFAWFVWMGLHLLLLMGMKNKIFVFVDWLISYFSNDSTLRLIFSPVNRRPSERK, encoded by the coding sequence ATGAAACGTATCATTATCATCGGTGGTGGTTTTGGCGGACTGAAGCTGGCCGAATGCCTAAACAACACATCATTCGAAATTCTTTTGATTGATAAGCTGAATCACCACCAGTTTCAGCCGTTGTTTTACCAGGTTGCCACTGCCGGCCTTGAGCCCTCCAGCATTTCATTTCCTTTAAGAGGCATCTTTCATCATTCAAAAAATGTGCGTATCCGTTATGCTGAGGTATTAAAAGTGTTGCCGGAAACAAATGTTATCCTCACCACCTTTGGTGAGTTCCGCTACGATTTTCTAGTGATGGCAACGGGCGTAACCACTAATTTTTTTGGTAACAAGAACCTCGAGGCCTGGACCTATCCAATGAAATCCACCACGGAAGCCATCAATATCCGTCAGCATGTATTACATAATTTTGAAGATGCGCTGTCAAGGGATGAAACGGAGCGGCAGGGATTAATGAATGTGGTAATTGTGGGAGGAGGACCAACAGGTGTTGAACTGGCAGGCGCATTTGCCGAGATGAAGCGCCATGTTTTTCCGCGTGACTACCCTGAACTGGATTTCAGCAAGATGAATGTGATACTGCTGGAAGGTTCCGGTAAGACACTCGGTACCATGAGTGAGCAATCATCTGCCAAATCAAAGGAGTATCTCGAAGCGCTGGGAGTGCAGGTGATGATTAACGCCAGGGTGAAAGACTATGATGGAAAGCATGTATTGCTGGAAGACGGCAACAGTATTGCTTCCAACACGGTGATCTGGGCAGCCGGTATCCGCGGCAATGTGATTGAAGGCATTCCACCGGCTGTTGTCATGCGGGGAAACCGATTGAAGGTGAACAGGTTCAACCTCGTTGACGGATTCCGTAATATTTATGCGATTGGCGACATCGCATACATGATCACTGAAAAATATCCGCAGGCTCATCCACAGGTAGCGAATGTGGCCATCGGCCAGGCCAAATTGTTGTCGAAAAATTTCAGGAATATGCTGCTCAGCAAACCCATGGTTGCATTTGAGTATAAGGACAAGGGCTCTATGGCAACAATCGGAAAGCACAAAGCCGTGGTAGATCTTTCCTTCATCCGCTTCCAGGGTTTCTTTGCCTGGTTTGTATGGATGGGCCTGCACCTCTTGTTGCTCATGGGCATGAAGAATAAAATTTTTGTATTTGTGGATTGGCTGATATCCTATTTTTCCAATGATTCAACACTGCGGCTGATTTTTTCGCCGGTAAACAGGAGGCCGTCGGAAAGAAAATAG
- a CDS encoding FAD-binding oxidoreductase, whose amino-acid sequence METRQIEFTNWSRQYKSTPAVYAIPESAEDIQEIIRNKEKFPSPVVAIGSGHSNSGCNVVNGGTAVYMKKFLQLPEPSGNEITVGAGRQLYEIHRFLAERKLQLPFTPEIGNATIGSVACCCLKDAAIGQSSGIATGMIKGIRFIDAAGNNRSMQRGDAGWEVMTSGHGLFCIIYEVTLDVLPMKLVIQNYVSSNVHDKNWEAAYRKTLAENDGIFGLVNATNGKFIFETRNFSTKQEVPGYIENIYNKLDQNVFKYFNPIMGAVETNWWSVNVRKVAMAGFGFMKISFRRGRRTFKNLKPIDYSYKYKWRWDFHFWAYPTATFPTVVLPAFIQFLRNYKKEHPRFDEKGLMACYRIRVEKKALLSPSFDEERMTLDPLRPVTTDQQLMKDWDEFCHAYNEFAVQHGGKCTFNQTKVLTKSQVEKAFGDKWEQFKKSREQADPENRFLSNYFRALMYGS is encoded by the coding sequence ATGGAAACCAGGCAAATTGAATTTACCAATTGGTCGCGGCAATATAAAAGCACGCCTGCCGTATATGCCATCCCTGAAAGTGCAGAAGACATCCAGGAAATAATCCGTAACAAGGAAAAATTCCCTTCCCCCGTGGTGGCAATCGGTTCCGGCCATTCCAACAGCGGCTGTAATGTGGTGAATGGCGGCACTGCTGTCTACATGAAAAAGTTTCTCCAGCTGCCTGAGCCGTCAGGCAATGAAATTACCGTAGGTGCAGGCCGGCAGTTGTATGAGATTCACCGGTTTCTTGCAGAAAGGAAACTGCAGTTGCCCTTTACGCCGGAGATCGGGAATGCTACTATTGGCAGCGTAGCATGTTGCTGCTTAAAGGATGCCGCAATCGGGCAGAGTTCCGGTATTGCAACGGGTATGATCAAAGGCATACGTTTTATTGATGCAGCAGGCAATAACCGCAGCATGCAGCGCGGTGATGCAGGATGGGAAGTAATGACTTCAGGCCACGGTTTATTTTGCATCATCTACGAAGTTACGCTCGACGTGCTGCCAATGAAGCTCGTGATACAGAATTACGTCAGCAGCAATGTGCATGATAAGAACTGGGAGGCTGCCTACCGCAAAACGCTTGCTGAGAATGATGGCATCTTTGGATTAGTCAATGCCACGAATGGCAAGTTCATCTTTGAGACCCGCAACTTCAGCACAAAACAGGAAGTGCCGGGATACATTGAAAATATCTACAACAAGCTTGATCAGAATGTATTCAAGTATTTCAATCCGATCATGGGTGCGGTGGAAACCAACTGGTGGTCGGTGAATGTGCGTAAGGTGGCCATGGCCGGGTTTGGATTCATGAAGATTTCATTCCGCAGAGGCAGGAGGACCTTTAAAAACCTGAAGCCCATTGATTACTCATACAAATACAAATGGCGCTGGGATTTTCATTTCTGGGCTTATCCAACTGCCACTTTTCCCACGGTGGTGTTGCCGGCATTTATACAATTCCTCAGGAACTATAAAAAGGAACATCCGCGGTTTGATGAGAAAGGACTCATGGCCTGTTACAGGATCAGGGTGGAGAAGAAGGCGTTGCTCTCACCTTCCTTTGATGAAGAACGCATGACGCTCGATCCATTGCGGCCTGTTACTACCGATCAGCAGTTGATGAAAGACTGGGATGAATTCTGCCATGCTTACAATGAGTTTGCCGTACAACATGGCGGCAAATGCACGTTCAATCAAACAAAAGTGCTTACGAAATCGCAGGTGGAAAAAGCCTTTGGTGATAAGTGGGAACAATTCAAAAAAAGCCGGGAACAGGCGGATCCGGAAAACAGGTTTTTAAGCAATTACTTCCGCGCATTAATGTATGGTAGCTGA
- a CDS encoding T9SS type A sorting domain-containing protein, giving the protein MKKYLIALNILFFATGSSFSQSNEVGAGISLLFDGNAGSYVDLGDVYNTVTFPFLFEAWIKPADYTSGAIISTDNDANAENGIRIMLNTSGNLQLEFGNGLGNGSAFKRGYITIASIPLDSWTHIAVSCKSVTDVTIYINGLSQSFIATDGTSSSVTISHSAARATIGKIVSPSGTVSYKGEMDEIRLWKKSRSQFQIRNNVCVKYVTPSTDMLGYWTADESYSSNILADKAAAPEDGIINGNVTRVTSGAALGNEAKIKFTNNWFEVKVTLLSPSGDKMLTQDITGEGIFVYRIDAPPVVASGLGNHPAYYYGVYCVKGNGPAGYNVRYKYSGNNGVTVPSNELQIRFMGRKDDTDSPWNDLDGIIDTATNWITKHDGNSLRGEYTFDIPNPEKTAGKSLKSHNTGLSLFPNPAAQQIQLELSGALSTIKSVSIWNAAGKMVSEINHPQLPSLSINVSGYDNGTYFVNVITTTGKVTGKFTVQH; this is encoded by the coding sequence ATGAAAAAGTATTTGATTGCACTGAACATTTTATTTTTCGCGACAGGTAGTTCCTTCTCACAGTCAAATGAAGTAGGTGCCGGCATCAGCCTTCTTTTTGACGGTAATGCCGGTAGCTACGTTGATTTAGGAGATGTGTACAACACCGTCACTTTTCCATTTTTATTCGAGGCCTGGATAAAACCGGCAGACTATACTTCGGGTGCGATTATCTCCACCGACAACGATGCAAATGCCGAAAACGGAATAAGAATTATGCTGAATACGTCGGGCAATCTGCAGTTGGAATTTGGCAACGGACTTGGAAACGGATCAGCATTTAAAAGAGGTTATATTACGATTGCATCCATTCCACTTGACAGCTGGACGCATATTGCCGTTTCCTGCAAGTCGGTGACCGATGTAACGATTTATATCAATGGCCTTTCACAATCATTTATCGCAACGGACGGCACATCCTCTTCGGTTACCATCAGTCATTCTGCCGCAAGGGCCACTATTGGAAAAATTGTATCACCGTCCGGCACTGTTTCCTATAAAGGGGAAATGGATGAGATCCGGCTCTGGAAGAAATCACGTTCACAGTTTCAGATCCGTAACAATGTGTGCGTGAAGTATGTCACACCTTCAACAGATATGCTTGGCTACTGGACGGCAGATGAATCATACAGCAGCAATATACTGGCCGATAAAGCTGCCGCACCGGAGGATGGTATCATCAACGGGAATGTGACAAGGGTGACTTCCGGCGCTGCTTTGGGCAATGAGGCAAAGATTAAATTCACAAACAATTGGTTTGAAGTAAAAGTCACGTTGCTATCTCCTTCCGGTGACAAAATGCTCACACAGGACATCACCGGCGAAGGCATTTTCGTTTACAGGATTGATGCACCACCTGTTGTGGCCAGCGGACTGGGTAATCATCCTGCCTATTACTACGGCGTCTATTGTGTAAAAGGTAACGGGCCTGCAGGATACAATGTGCGGTATAAATATTCAGGCAACAATGGAGTAACCGTTCCATCGAATGAGCTGCAGATCCGGTTTATGGGAAGAAAAGATGATACCGATTCCCCCTGGAATGATCTGGATGGCATCATTGATACTGCCACCAACTGGATCACCAAACACGATGGCAACAGCCTGCGGGGAGAGTATACTTTTGATATTCCCAATCCGGAAAAAACGGCAGGTAAATCATTGAAGTCGCACAATACCGGTCTTTCACTTTTCCCCAATCCGGCTGCGCAACAAATACAGCTTGAGCTATCCGGTGCCCTATCGACAATAAAATCGGTAAGCATATGGAATGCAGCAGGAAAAATGGTAAGTGAAATCAATCATCCGCAATTACCTTCTCTTTCCATCAACGTAAGCGGTTATGACAATGGAACGTACTTTGTGAATGTGATCACCACTACCGGCAAGGTAACCGGTAAGTTTACCGTGCAGCATTAG